The following nucleotide sequence is from Pseudonocardia abyssalis.
AGGCCCCGGGATCCCTACGGGCACCCGTCGCAGCCGTTCACCCGGGCCGCCCCGCCCGTGCAGACCCGCACCAAGACGATCATCATCCCGCCGCGCGACGGCACCGCGATGACGGCACTGCGGGGCACCGCCTACGTCCTCACGTCGTTGGCCAGCCTGCTGTTCATCGCCGTGGTGATCTACGGGTACGTGCAGCTCGGCCGCGCCCAGGCCGCGCTGGAGCAGTTGGGCGGCGGGTTCCCGTCGATCGAGGCGCCCGCGACCCCCGGCGCGGTGCTGCCGCCCGGCTGAGCGGGGGCGCGGAGTGGTCCGGGTCATGAGGGGGAGTCAGGAACTCGGCCCACCCCGCGCCGTGCCGCCGCGGCCGTGCGGTCGGGGGCTCCGCACGCCCGGAGGCGTCGGGTGGCGCGGGGGCACCACCCGGACGGCCGGGGCGGGTGGGTGGCCCGCCCGGCCGATCGCGCCACGATGACAGTGAGTGACGGCCGCGACAACCCCTTCGGGTTACCCCGTTCGGGTGTTCTGTCCGAGACCTAGAGTGGGGTGCCCGCCGGAGCAGGTCCGCCCGGGTGTGCCCGAGGGAGTGCAGCAATGCCCGTTCGCAGCCCGTACCCGGACGTCGAGATCCCGGAGATCTCCCTGTTCGACTTCCTGTTCACCGATTTCGGTGGCCGCGACGCCGAGCCCGCCCTGATCGACGGCGGCTCGGGTGCGTCGATCTCCTTCGCCGAGCTCCGCGGGATGTCGGAGCGGATCGCGGCGGCGCTGGCCGAGCGGGGCATCACCAAGGGTGACGTCGTCGGCATCTTCTCCCCGAACACGCCGTACTACGCGGCGGTGTTCCACGGCATCCTGCGCGCCAACGCGATCGTCACCAGCGCCAACTCGCTCTACAGCCCCGGCGAGCTCGCCCACCAGCTCAAGGACTCCGGCGCGAAGCTGCTGTTCACCGCATCGCCGTTCCTCGAGCGCGCGGCCGCGGCCGTCGAGCAGGCGGGCCTGCCGGCCGACTCGATCATCGTGCTGGACGGCGCGGAGGGCTACCCCTCGCTGCGCGACCTGCTCGGCAGCACCGCCGACGTGCCCGCCGCCGACGTCGTGGCCACCGACACCGCGGTGCTCCCGTACTCCTCCGGCACCACGGGCCTGGCCAAGGGCGTCATCCTGACGCACCGCAACCTGGTGGCGAACCTGCTGCAGATCCAGCAGATGGGCACCGTCACCGGCGAGACGAAGATCCTCGCGGTCCTGCCGTTCTTCCACATCTACGGCATGACCGTGATGATGAACCAGGGCCTGCATGCGAACGCCACGGTGATCACGATGCCGAAGTTCGACCTGCCGGAGTTCCTGCGGATCATCTCCGAGTACCAGATCCAGCGCGTCTACATCGCGCCGCCGGTGGCCGTCGCGCTGGCCAAGCACCCGATCGTCGACCAGTACGACCTGTCCTGCATCGACATCATCTTCTCCGGCGCCGCCCCGCTCGACGCCGAGCTCGGGCACGCGATGGGCAAGCGGCTGGGCTGCACCGTCCTGCAGGGCTACGGGATGACGGAGCTCTCGCCCGTCAGTCACTGCATGCCCGACGACCGCGCCGATCTCGACCTGAACTCCTCGGGCTTCGCGCTGCCCAACATCGAGTGCAAGCTCGTCGACCCGGAGACCGGCGAGGAGGTCGGCCCCGGCGGCCGCGGCGAGCTGTGGGTCAAGGGTCCCAACGTGATGGTCGGCTACCTCAACAACCCCGAGGCCACCGCCGCCACGCTCGACGACGAGGGCTACCTGCACACCGGCGACGTCGCGGAGGTCACCGAGGAGGGCGTCTTCTCGATCGTCGACCGCGTCAAGGAGCTGATCAAGTACAAGGGCTACCAGGTGCCGCCCGCCGAGCTGGAGGCCCTGCTGCTGACGAACGCGAAGATCGCCGACGCCGCCGTCATCGGGGTGAAGGACGCCGAGGGCGAGGAGGTGCCGAAGGCGTTCATCGTGACGCAGCAGGGCGCCGAGATCACCGCCGACGAGGTCATGGCCTTCGTCGCGGAGCGCATCGCCCCGCACAAGAAGGTGCGCGTGGTCGAGTTCATCGACGAGATCCCGAAGTCGGCCAGCGGCAAGATCCTGCGCAAGGACCTCCGCGCTCGGGAAGCCGCCAACGCCTGAGACGGCGGACCAGCCGGAACGAGGCCCTGACCAGCACGAACGCCCGACCGCTCCCGCTCCCCCTCGGTGAGGGAACGGCGTAGTGCCGGGTGATCCGGGGTTGTCCACGGGACCGGTACGGAACGCGGAGAGGCCCCGGCGTCCACAGTGGAACTGTCACCGTGGACCGCCGGGGCCTCTGCCGTTCCCGCCCTCATCCGTCGAGCAGCGTCGTGATGCGGTCGTTGTAGGCCGAACGCCGCCCGTCCAGACACGTCGCGTAGACCGTCGACAGCACCCTGACGGAGTTCTCCGCGCGCTCGGCCACCTCGGTGGGCGGACCCCCGCGGCCCACCAGCTCGACAGAGCGGCGTGGCGGAGGTACGGACGTCGGGCGAGCGGGGACGCCTCCTGCGCGGGGCTGAGCCGATCGCCCGGGCCTGCTCCCACACCCGGGAGTAGACCGAGCCCGGCGCGTTCTCGCCCGACTCGATGCCGGAGAACGGCCGACCGTCCCGCGTCGTCCGGAACTCCGCCAGGTGCGCGCGCGGGATCTCGACGAGTGCGGGCGGGATCGGCACCGGTCGTACCTCGTCCCCCGCACGGCGCTTCAACGGACGCTCGTGGTGCCGCTTCCCCCGCGGTGCGTAGTAGCCGGCGCTGACCTCCGAGCGCGAACCCGTGAGCACCAGCTCACCAACCCGAGGCGGGCAACGCGCAGTCCGCCTCCCGCGGCAACTGGACCTCTCCGGGTCGCAGACCGGCGTAGTGGATGCGGGCGGAGAACGCGTGCAGCCGCCGACCACGGTCCTGGTCCTGACGCCGCCGGCCCCCGACGTAGGTCACCGCTGCGAGCAGTTGCCGCGCCTGCGCCGGGTTGACCACGACGCGCGGGTCCACGACCTGCGGCCCGCGTCACCGATGAGTTCGTGCCCCACTCCGTGTCAGTACCGGCATGAGCGATGCGGATGCGGGCCCGGGCAAGGTCGTGGTGAACAGGGCGATGTCGTTGGACGGCTTCATCGCCGGCCCCGACGACGTGATGGACTGGATGTTCGAGCACTTCGGGAACGACCTGTTCCCCGAGGTCGTGCAGGCCACCGGCGCCATGCTCGTCGGCCGGCGCACCCACGAGGTCGCCAAGCGGATGTCCCCTCCCGAGGGCGCCGAGTACGACGGGGGACCGGTGTTCGTCCTGACGCACCGGCCGCCGGACGAGCCGGAGCCCGGCGTCACGTTCCTCACCTGCGATCTCGCGGAGGCCGTCGCCACGGCGCGGGCCTCCGCGGGCGGGAAGGACCTGGAGATCCTCGGTGCCGACGTGGCCGGTCAGTGCCTGCAGCGGGGACTCGTCGACGAGATCCTGGTCTACGTCCTGCCGGTGCTGCTCGGTGACGGCGTGCGGTTCTCGGCCCCGGGCCTCGGCAGGATCGACCTGGAACCGTTCGGCACCACGCAGTCGGGTTCCGTGACGATGCTCCGCTTCCGCGTGCGGACGTAGGCCGCGCCGCACCTCGGCGTACGCGAGGCGGCCCGTGCCCAGGTCGGTCGGACCTCCTCCCGGCGGTCGTCAGGCCGACCGGCGGCAGCACCAGGCCGTGCCCGTGACCGCGCCGACACCGGGCCGCCGGGCATCCGTCGCCCGATCCCGGCCCGGAGCCCGAGGTGCGGGGCGTCCGTCGTGGTGCGGCCGGAGTCGATCGCGCTGGTCGCGCTGCTCTGGCTCAGGAGGTAGCGGGTCAGGGTGTCGGCCGTCATGGGCACCTCGTGGCCGAGCTCCTCGGCCCCGACGAACCGCAACCCGGCTGCGACCGCCCCGGACCGCCTGCGACGACATGCCGGTGCCGCAGCCGACGTCGACGGCCGGACCGACGGGCCCACGTCCGGGCCGAGCACGACGTCGTGCGGCAGCCGCCTCAGTTCGTCCACCTCGACGGTGACGCCATGGCGCAGGGCGACGTTCCGCAGGGTCGTCCAGCGCCCCGTCGCCATGTCCTCCGCCGAGAGGTCTCCCGCACGTCCTCCTCCGACGTCCCGGCCCACCGCTCGGTCGAGCCCAGCCGCGGTCGTCGAGCAGGTGCACCCGGCGGCCGTCGTCGAGCACCAGCTCATGGTGGGCCGACACCGTGATCATGCCGGCATCCGGGCCAATCTAGGCAGCGTCGGCGCCGCCCCGGCGCAGCACGCGGTACCAGTGCTCCGTCTCGCCCGGGAGCCGTTCGAGCCGGACCTGCGCACCTCCCGGGTGGTGGAACAGGCGGACGCCGTCGCCGAGCAGAACCGGGGCGACGAACACCAGCACCTCGTCGAGCAGGCCGGCCGCGACGCACTGCCGGGCGACGTCGGCGCCGAGGACGTTGACGTAGCCCTCGCCCGCCGCCCCGCACGCCCGCGCGACGGCGTCGTGGAGGTCGGTGCAGAACACGACGTCCGGTGGTGGGTCGGCGGGCGGACGGTGGGTCAGGACGACCACCGGGCCGTGGTAGGCGCCGCCGAACGCCCCCTCCTTCTCGGTGCCGCGGTTGGGGTCGTCGCCGCCGTAGGTGGTGCGGCCGGCCAGGATGGCGCCGACCCCGGCCAGCAGGCGCTCCGCGGTCGGGTTCCCGCCGGTCAGGTGCTCGGTCAGCCACGACATGTCGCCGTCTGGGCCGGCGATGAAGCCGTCGAGCGACATCGTCGCGGAGTACAGGGTCGTGGCCATGTGGTCCTCCTGGGTCGTCGAGGGGATGGACCGTCCGGCGAGGGGGAACTCATCGGTGCCTACAGTGAACTGAAAGGGCGAATCGATACCGCCGAACGGACGCATAGTCCCTGTCGTGCCGAGGGTTCGGGCGTCGGACCCGGCGGGCGCGCCTACAGTAGGTCGATGGCGCAGTCGGAATCCGCGTGGTCGATGAACCTCGACGAGCAGCTGTGCTTCTCGCTGTACGCCGCGTCCCGGGCGATGATCAGCTGCTACCGCCCTCAGCTCGACGCCGTCGGCATCACCTATCCGCAGTACCTCGTGATGCTCGTGCTCTGGGAGCGCGAGGAGGCCACGGTCACCTCGATCGGCGCGGCCCTGCAGCTGGAGACCGGCACGCTCTCGCCGCTGCTCAAGCGGCTGGAGGCCGCCGGCTTCGTCGACCGGCGCCGCCAGGAGACCGACGAGCGATCGGTGCTCGTGTCGCTCACCGCGGCGGGTCGGGAGCTGCGTGAGCGGGTGCCCGACATCCAGCGCCGGGTCGGCCTGGCCACCGGGCTGACCCACGACGACATCGCCGAGCTGCGGCGCACCCTCGACGACCTGAGTCGCCAGCTGCGCGCCGCCGGGGTCGCTCAGCCGACCGGGACCGACACGCCCACGCCGCCGCGGGTGTCGGCCCCGTAGCGGGCGATCTCCGCGTCGATGTCCAGCGCCGCCGTGCGCATGGTCGCGTCCCCGTCCAGCAGTGCGGCCGGCACCAGCCAGCTCACCTCGAACTCGATGCCGTCGGGGTCGTGGGCGTAGAGCGCCTTGGTGCTGCCGTGGTCGGACGCGCCGACGAGCGCGCCGTGCTCGCGCAGCACGCCGGCGATACGCCGCAGCTCGCCGAGGGTGTCGACCTCCCAGGCCAGGTGGTAGAGCCCCACCGTGCTCCGGCCCGCACCGGAGGCCCCCGCCTGCGCGCCGATCGCGAACAGGCCCAGGTCGTGGTCGTTGGTCGACGCCTCGGCCTGTAGGAACGCGGCTCGCCCGGGGACGCCGGCGACGGTGCGGAATCCCAGGACCTGCTGGTAGAAGGTGACGCTGGTGTCGAGGTCACGGACGTAGAGGACGGCGTGGTTGAGGCGCTGGACGGGCATCGGATCTCCTTTGATTGAACGCTCATACATTAACACATGAAAGTTCAACT
It contains:
- a CDS encoding dihydrofolate reductase family protein, with amino-acid sequence MSDADAGPGKVVVNRAMSLDGFIAGPDDVMDWMFEHFGNDLFPEVVQATGAMLVGRRTHEVAKRMSPPEGAEYDGGPVFVLTHRPPDEPEPGVTFLTCDLAEAVATARASAGGKDLEILGADVAGQCLQRGLVDEILVYVLPVLLGDGVRFSAPGLGRIDLEPFGTTQSGSVTMLRFRVRT
- a CDS encoding VOC family protein, whose amino-acid sequence is MPVQRLNHAVLYVRDLDTSVTFYQQVLGFRTVAGVPGRAAFLQAEASTNDHDLGLFAIGAQAGASGAGRSTVGLYHLAWEVDTLGELRRIAGVLREHGALVGASDHGSTKALYAHDPDGIEFEVSWLVPAALLDGDATMRTAALDIDAEIARYGADTRGGVGVSVPVG
- a CDS encoding AMP-binding protein, which codes for MPVRSPYPDVEIPEISLFDFLFTDFGGRDAEPALIDGGSGASISFAELRGMSERIAAALAERGITKGDVVGIFSPNTPYYAAVFHGILRANAIVTSANSLYSPGELAHQLKDSGAKLLFTASPFLERAAAAVEQAGLPADSIIVLDGAEGYPSLRDLLGSTADVPAADVVATDTAVLPYSSGTTGLAKGVILTHRNLVANLLQIQQMGTVTGETKILAVLPFFHIYGMTVMMNQGLHANATVITMPKFDLPEFLRIISEYQIQRVYIAPPVAVALAKHPIVDQYDLSCIDIIFSGAAPLDAELGHAMGKRLGCTVLQGYGMTELSPVSHCMPDDRADLDLNSSGFALPNIECKLVDPETGEEVGPGGRGELWVKGPNVMVGYLNNPEATAATLDDEGYLHTGDVAEVTEEGVFSIVDRVKELIKYKGYQVPPAELEALLLTNAKIADAAVIGVKDAEGEEVPKAFIVTQQGAEITADEVMAFVAERIAPHKKVRVVEFIDEIPKSASGKILRKDLRAREAANA
- a CDS encoding dihydrofolate reductase family protein — protein: MATTLYSATMSLDGFIAGPDGDMSWLTEHLTGGNPTAERLLAGVGAILAGRTTYGGDDPNRGTEKEGAFGGAYHGPVVVLTHRPPADPPPDVVFCTDLHDAVARACGAAGEGYVNVLGADVARQCVAAGLLDEVLVFVAPVLLGDGVRLFHHPGGAQVRLERLPGETEHWYRVLRRGGADAA
- a CDS encoding MarR family winged helix-turn-helix transcriptional regulator, which gives rise to MAQSESAWSMNLDEQLCFSLYAASRAMISCYRPQLDAVGITYPQYLVMLVLWEREEATVTSIGAALQLETGTLSPLLKRLEAAGFVDRRRQETDERSVLVSLTAAGRELRERVPDIQRRVGLATGLTHDDIAELRRTLDDLSRQLRAAGVAQPTGTDTPTPPRVSAP